A part of Carassius carassius chromosome 32, fCarCar2.1, whole genome shotgun sequence genomic DNA contains:
- the LOC132113163 gene encoding prosaposin-like has translation MLRNIFLVSLLIYAVCGAHWEIREVDSAEDQDEEISADGMPKQQSIGECIICKTIVKAVKTLLSHKPTVEEIKTKLKKVCAIFDHRKDSCENFIETYIKKLVDELMTDDAPNKVCSLILIC, from the exons ATGCTCCGCAACATCTTTCTTGTCAGCTTGCTCATATATGCAG TCTGTGGAGCTCATTGGGAGATCCGTGAGGTGGACTCTGCTGAGGACCAAGATGAAGAGATCTCT GCTGATGGCATGCCGAAACAGCAGTCAATTGGTGAATGCATTATATGCAAAACGATAGTAAAGGCGGTGAAAACATTACTCTCCCATAAACCAACGGTG GAAGAAATCAAAACCAAGCTGAaaaaggtctgtgctatatttgACCACAGGAAAGATTCGTGTGAAAACTTCATTGAGACGTATATTAAGAAGCTGGTCGATGAGCTGATGACAGATGACGCCCCAAACAAAGTCTGCTCTTTAATTCTTATCTGCTAA